The Rhizobium leguminosarum genome includes a region encoding these proteins:
- a CDS encoding FadR/GntR family transcriptional regulator, translated as MSEIPERKPVFTAKPPNPSRLADGVSDAIAAALFDGRISPGEPLPPEGEIAREFGVSKPIAREALRQLTAAGLIFTQQGKVARAKALSGDSMDKIYGYAVRSSLKRLREANEMRRVVETGIARLAAERRDPEGLEIMRQGLAGMLASVKEPSGFTAADILFHLGLAVTTGNYMIRVHMESMRSVQREVSELFSRRANRSDADWRATIDRHQAIYDAIAVGDADLAEQKIRQHFEAADIASLEVADKLKDAER; from the coding sequence ATGAGTGAAATTCCCGAAAGGAAACCCGTTTTCACCGCCAAGCCGCCGAACCCTTCGCGGTTGGCGGATGGGGTGTCCGATGCGATTGCCGCCGCACTCTTTGATGGACGAATCTCGCCTGGTGAGCCGTTGCCGCCCGAAGGGGAGATCGCCAGGGAATTCGGCGTCTCGAAGCCGATCGCCCGTGAGGCGCTTCGTCAGTTGACGGCAGCCGGGCTGATCTTTACCCAACAAGGCAAGGTTGCCCGCGCCAAGGCCCTGAGCGGCGACTCGATGGACAAAATCTACGGCTATGCGGTCCGCTCCAGTCTCAAGCGGCTGCGCGAAGCCAATGAAATGCGCCGCGTCGTCGAGACGGGAATTGCCCGGCTCGCCGCCGAACGTCGCGATCCGGAAGGTCTGGAGATCATGCGGCAGGGCTTGGCAGGCATGCTGGCTTCCGTGAAGGAGCCTTCCGGCTTTACCGCCGCCGACATCCTGTTTCATCTTGGCCTTGCCGTGACGACGGGTAATTACATGATCCGCGTGCACATGGAGAGCATGCGTTCCGTGCAGCGCGAGGTGTCGGAATTGTTTTCACGTCGCGCCAACCGCAGCGACGCTGACTGGCGGGCAACGATTGACCGGCACCAGGCGATCTACGACGCAATTGCAGTTGGTGACGCCGATCTCGCCGAGCAAAAAATCAGGCAGCATTTCGAAGCTGCCGACATTGCCTCGCTCGAGGTGGCCGACAAGTTGAAAGATGCCGAGCGATGA
- a CDS encoding mandelate racemase/muconate lactonizing enzyme family protein: MDSVQRSTGPAILISDVIAHPLSQTLPKPTVTSWGTYHKVSMVLVELHTDAGIVGVGEVLARFSPKAYAELIESSLKPRLIGQDARNIGALWQSMRRSLSGRAGGMLIEAIAGVDIALWDIMGKAAGMPIAKLLGGIGRETIEVYAAAVNWVDDAEADRELERYIGEGFPRIKVKLANPVREACRRIELLRKRAGDDIELCVDANWAYDLDQAIEVGRALSANGYFWFEEPLAPENEQGYEELRKRCDVPLAAGESNFTADQAQRLVASRTLSILQPDVARAGGISETRRMADYAALHDVGYAPHIGMSGIICETASAHLAAALPNFRMMECECDLSPFKRDLSDLVPGCLRQKNGRLDVPTRPGLGIEIDWDAVKRLRVQ; the protein is encoded by the coding sequence ATGGATTCTGTGCAACGTTCGACCGGACCGGCGATCCTTATTTCAGATGTCATCGCCCATCCGCTCAGCCAGACGCTGCCCAAACCGACCGTCACGTCCTGGGGCACCTATCACAAAGTCTCGATGGTTCTCGTCGAGCTGCACACCGATGCCGGCATCGTCGGCGTCGGTGAGGTTCTGGCCCGATTTTCACCCAAGGCCTATGCGGAACTGATCGAAAGCTCTTTGAAACCACGGTTGATCGGACAGGACGCACGCAACATCGGCGCGCTCTGGCAATCGATGCGGCGCTCGCTGTCAGGCCGCGCCGGCGGCATGCTGATCGAGGCGATCGCTGGCGTCGACATTGCGCTGTGGGACATCATGGGCAAGGCCGCGGGCATGCCGATCGCCAAGCTGCTTGGCGGCATCGGCCGGGAAACGATCGAAGTCTATGCCGCCGCCGTAAACTGGGTCGACGATGCTGAGGCGGATCGGGAACTGGAGCGCTATATCGGCGAAGGCTTCCCGCGCATCAAAGTCAAGCTAGCCAATCCTGTCAGGGAAGCCTGCCGGCGCATCGAACTGTTGCGCAAACGCGCCGGCGACGATATCGAACTCTGCGTCGACGCCAACTGGGCCTATGATCTGGACCAGGCGATCGAAGTCGGCAGGGCACTTTCGGCCAACGGTTACTTCTGGTTCGAGGAGCCGTTGGCGCCGGAAAACGAGCAAGGCTACGAAGAACTTCGCAAACGCTGCGACGTGCCGCTCGCAGCCGGAGAGAGCAACTTTACCGCCGATCAGGCGCAGCGTCTCGTCGCCAGCCGCACCCTTTCAATCCTGCAGCCGGATGTCGCACGTGCCGGCGGCATATCCGAAACACGGCGCATGGCCGACTATGCCGCCCTGCATGATGTGGGCTACGCCCCGCATATCGGCATGTCCGGCATTATCTGCGAGACGGCCAGCGCGCATCTGGCGGCCGCCCTTCCGAATTTCCGGATGATGGAATGCGAATGCGATCTTAGCCCCTTCAAGCGCGACCTGTCCGATCTGGTGCCCGGCTGCCTGCGCCAGAAGAATGGCCGGCTCGACGTGCCGACACGGCCGGGTCTCGGCATCGAAATCGATTGGGACGCCGTCAAACGGCTCCGCGTACAGTGA
- a CDS encoding DUF6772 family protein, which produces MRFAMLRADPALSRFDPLPRILSFDDFSRGHCGWSQLVGNYEDTLDVMLPGFAQHSSAMLSTLGHWDAGSHGGMDSSYALKIATKAKPGAQNVAIKRHTFRKRGPIRFEIFFTFKPEATELKLSETDVRSIGFLFDLQCGDRDGDGERVMPHLRFLNALDGKHLQKWQYKRETTPFTAIGREDKTVSHYHLAPEGWLDLPDGEQRLCYNEIPTKVNWSYMRFDFDLASMKATGLQCNDRNFDVSGFESIRIPAMKNLWCMLNFCLFAETDVAKRAFLYVDSICISGDF; this is translated from the coding sequence ATGAGGTTCGCCATGCTTCGCGCAGATCCGGCGCTCAGCCGTTTCGATCCTCTGCCGCGCATCCTGTCGTTTGACGATTTTTCGCGCGGGCATTGCGGCTGGTCGCAGTTGGTCGGCAATTACGAGGACACACTCGACGTCATGCTGCCCGGCTTTGCCCAGCACTCGAGCGCCATGCTCTCAACTCTCGGGCATTGGGATGCAGGATCCCACGGCGGCATGGATTCGTCCTATGCGCTAAAGATCGCCACAAAGGCAAAACCGGGTGCCCAAAACGTTGCAATCAAGCGCCATACCTTCCGCAAGCGCGGGCCGATCCGTTTCGAGATTTTCTTCACGTTCAAGCCGGAGGCGACAGAACTGAAACTATCGGAAACCGACGTGCGATCGATCGGCTTCCTGTTCGACCTGCAATGCGGCGATCGGGACGGAGACGGCGAGCGGGTTATGCCGCATCTGCGCTTTCTCAATGCACTCGACGGCAAGCACTTGCAGAAATGGCAGTACAAACGCGAGACCACGCCCTTCACCGCCATCGGCCGGGAAGACAAGACCGTAAGCCACTATCACCTGGCGCCCGAAGGCTGGCTGGACTTGCCGGATGGTGAACAACGGCTCTGCTACAACGAGATCCCGACGAAGGTGAACTGGAGCTATATGCGCTTCGATTTCGACCTCGCCTCCATGAAGGCGACCGGCTTGCAATGCAACGACCGGAATTTCGATGTATCCGGCTTCGAGTCGATCCGGATTCCGGCGATGAAGAACCTCTGGTGCATGCTGAACTTCTGCCTGTTCGCCGAGACGGATGTCGCCAAACGCGCCTTTCTCTACGTCGATTCCATCTGCATTTCAGGGGATTTTTGA
- a CDS encoding FAD-dependent oxidoreductase, which produces MQNVDDQAVEDYIRAHPQDFRPFASIVAKATAEGRFPAPRRGIGLYKTMEPGVWRINTGRVLRRNGADALELSLAEVEGREQTVALLDFFRDNLPGFEQVELRDTATQIGVRETRRIDGAYELTLQDLHSGRAFEDVVALCGYPLDIHDPTGSGGGTGGQGLDAANIYQIPYRVMLPRVHEGLLVSGRAVSATHEALSAIRVMPPCFALGQAAGVAAALSVGNRASPRHVDYADLRRELLAQGAYLG; this is translated from the coding sequence GTGCAGAACGTCGATGACCAGGCGGTGGAGGATTACATCCGCGCGCATCCGCAGGATTTTCGGCCATTCGCCTCGATCGTCGCCAAGGCGACGGCAGAGGGCCGCTTTCCCGCGCCTCGCCGCGGCATCGGCCTTTACAAAACCATGGAACCGGGCGTCTGGCGCATCAATACCGGCCGCGTCTTGCGCCGCAATGGGGCTGACGCCCTTGAACTCTCGCTTGCCGAGGTCGAAGGCCGGGAGCAGACCGTGGCGCTGCTCGATTTCTTCCGCGACAATTTGCCCGGCTTCGAACAGGTGGAACTACGGGACACGGCAACCCAGATCGGCGTACGGGAAACCCGACGGATCGATGGCGCCTACGAATTGACGCTGCAAGATTTGCATTCCGGCCGCGCCTTCGAAGATGTCGTGGCGTTGTGCGGCTATCCGCTCGATATTCACGACCCCACAGGCTCGGGCGGTGGTACCGGTGGCCAGGGGCTTGATGCGGCGAATATCTACCAGATACCTTACCGGGTCATGCTGCCGCGCGTTCATGAGGGCCTGCTGGTGTCTGGCCGCGCGGTCTCGGCGACGCATGAGGCGCTCAGCGCCATTCGCGTCATGCCGCCCTGTTTTGCGCTCGGCCAGGCGGCCGGTGTTGCCGCAGCACTTTCGGTCGGCAACAGGGCAAGCCCCCGGCATGTCGACTACGCGGATTTGCGCAGGGAACTTCTGGCCCAGGGCGCCTATCTTGGCTGA
- a CDS encoding FAD-dependent oxidoreductase produces the protein MQPALPTAPRSMSMADRCSARPGGDTGMQQTARRYAYSADIPELDDVDVLVIGGGPSGLSAAVAAARLGVRVRLVERYGFLGGNLTAGLVGPCITDPRYLRRIRSADDGARRCAASEYDPGRFGLLRLHRLRPRQGDTFPA, from the coding sequence ATGCAGCCAGCTTTACCTACGGCGCCGCGCTCGATGTCGATGGCGGATCGATGTTCCGCTAGACCGGGAGGGGATACAGGCATGCAGCAAACAGCCCGCCGTTACGCCTATTCGGCCGATATTCCCGAACTCGATGATGTCGATGTGCTCGTCATCGGGGGCGGACCATCGGGATTATCGGCCGCGGTCGCGGCGGCACGTCTTGGCGTGCGGGTACGCCTTGTGGAGCGCTACGGCTTCCTCGGTGGCAACCTTACGGCGGGCCTCGTCGGCCCCTGCATAACTGATCCGCGGTATCTACGAAGAATTCGTTCAGCGGATGATGGCGCTCGGCGGTGCGCTGCATCCGAGTACGATCCCGGCAGGTTCGGCCTATTGCGGCTTCATCGTCTACGGCCACGACAAGGTGACACCTTTCCAGCCTGA
- a CDS encoding SDR family NAD(P)-dependent oxidoreductase gives MGLETARAFASKGAEVVMADRDEAGLKRYGAELRNGGAAVHTVTVDVSDQESIDKAFDYCDANLARLDNVVTCAAIITAKRIFEQDRAHWHRVLDVNLLGSFFVVQAAVKRMLDNTDGGNIVCIASDAGVHGGGGLIADTAYAASKAGTLSMVKSVARELAGKKIRINALNPGPTDSPMHSHIDQSLKDRIAGNLPMRRMGRPEDMAAAIMFLCSDAASFTYGAALDVDGGSMFR, from the coding sequence ATGGGTCTTGAAACTGCAAGGGCCTTTGCCAGCAAGGGCGCGGAAGTCGTCATGGCCGATCGTGATGAGGCGGGGCTGAAGCGCTACGGCGCGGAACTGCGCAATGGCGGCGCGGCTGTTCACACCGTGACGGTGGATGTCAGCGATCAGGAAAGCATCGACAAGGCCTTCGATTATTGTGACGCCAATCTGGCGCGTCTCGATAACGTCGTGACGTGTGCAGCGATCATCACAGCCAAACGTATATTCGAGCAGGATCGGGCGCATTGGCATCGCGTGCTCGATGTCAATCTGCTCGGCAGCTTCTTCGTCGTGCAGGCGGCGGTCAAACGCATGCTCGACAACACCGATGGCGGCAACATCGTCTGTATCGCCTCGGATGCCGGCGTGCATGGCGGCGGCGGGCTGATCGCCGATACCGCCTATGCGGCATCGAAAGCCGGGACCTTGTCGATGGTCAAATCGGTGGCGCGGGAACTTGCGGGCAAGAAGATCCGCATCAACGCGCTGAACCCCGGACCGACGGATTCCCCGATGCATTCCCATATCGATCAGTCGCTGAAGGACCGCATCGCCGGCAATCTGCCGATGCGGCGCATGGGACGGCCGGAGGACATGGCGGCGGCAATCATGTTCCTGTGCTCGGATGCAGCCAGCTTTACCTACGGCGCCGCGCTCGATGTCGATGGCGGATCGATGTTCCGCTAG
- a CDS encoding c-type cytochrome, with the protein MSIHDFGSAVTRVASRAVRRVLPAAFAALAAAIGSSPAGAADSELVERGKYLVTIASCTDCHTPGHFLGKPDMTRHLGGSEVGFEIPDVGVFYGPNLTPDEATGLGRWSERDIVTAIRTGKRPDGRMLAPIMPWAALAELTESDAGAIAAYLKSLPPVSNKVPGPFGPGEAPTSFVMKIVAPAEK; encoded by the coding sequence ATGAGCATTCACGACTTTGGATCTGCTGTCACGCGCGTGGCGTCGCGGGCGGTCAGGCGGGTGTTGCCCGCAGCATTCGCAGCGTTGGCGGCGGCGATTGGATCGTCGCCTGCCGGCGCGGCCGACAGCGAGCTGGTCGAACGGGGGAAATACCTGGTGACCATCGCGAGCTGCACCGATTGCCACACGCCGGGACATTTCCTCGGCAAGCCGGACATGACGCGTCACCTCGGCGGTTCCGAGGTCGGCTTCGAGATCCCTGATGTCGGAGTCTTCTACGGCCCCAACCTCACGCCCGATGAGGCGACGGGCCTCGGGCGCTGGAGCGAGCGTGATATCGTCACGGCGATCCGGACAGGCAAGCGCCCCGACGGACGCATGCTTGCTCCAATCATGCCGTGGGCCGCATTAGCGGAGCTCACCGAGTCCGACGCCGGGGCGATTGCGGCCTATCTCAAGAGCCTGCCGCCGGTGAGCAACAAGGTGCCTGGACCGTTCGGGCCGGGCGAGGCGCCGACTTCGTTCGTGATGAAGATCGTGGCGCCGGCGGAGAAATAG
- a CDS encoding methyltransferase, translating to MHLLSMILHDWDEAKNRALLRRSFEALPSGGAVIISELLVNDEKTGPAPAALMSLNMLIETEGRNYTPAEYSAWLEEAGFRHIETVWFDAPAANGAVIGRKP from the coding sequence GTGCATCTCCTGTCGATGATCCTGCACGATTGGGACGAGGCCAAGAACCGCGCCCTGCTGCGCCGGTCCTTCGAGGCTTTGCCGAGCGGCGGCGCAGTGATCATTAGCGAGCTTCTCGTCAATGACGAAAAGACCGGGCCGGCGCCGGCCGCGCTGATGAGCCTCAACATGCTGATCGAGACGGAAGGGCGAAACTACACGCCGGCCGAATATTCGGCGTGGCTCGAGGAAGCCGGCTTCCGGCACATCGAGACGGTCTGGTTCGACGCACCCGCCGCGAACGGCGCCGTGATCGGCCGCAAGCCCTAG
- a CDS encoding ribonuclease activity regulator RraA — MTHAPDITRPTKELIDALKEIGAATVSGTLGHMGFRNPHMVGPVPQNRGRSIVGPALTLQFMPQRPDLFTEGEYADPETQLHRHVLYHAQEGDVVVVDARGDMSSGVFGDMMSTYFKGRGGAGIVIDGCMRDRPNVEKLDLPLWLRGWTPNYHVQTSIYPNAVNVPIACGGVTVIPGDIIVADDDGVVVLPVAMAAKVIEESQKHHDWEEFSRVKLMEGGSLQRYYPLHDDARGEYEEWRKTNRLENRS; from the coding sequence ATGACGCATGCACCCGACATAACGCGACCGACCAAAGAGCTGATCGACGCACTGAAGGAAATCGGCGCCGCGACGGTTTCCGGCACGCTTGGCCACATGGGCTTCCGCAATCCGCACATGGTCGGTCCCGTGCCGCAGAACCGCGGGAGGTCGATCGTCGGGCCGGCGCTGACGCTCCAGTTCATGCCGCAGCGGCCGGACCTCTTCACCGAGGGAGAATATGCCGATCCGGAGACGCAGTTGCACCGGCACGTGCTCTATCACGCGCAGGAGGGCGATGTGGTCGTGGTCGACGCGCGGGGCGACATGAGCTCGGGCGTCTTTGGCGATATGATGTCGACCTATTTCAAAGGCAGAGGCGGCGCTGGCATCGTGATCGATGGGTGCATGCGCGATCGGCCCAATGTCGAGAAGCTGGATCTCCCCCTATGGCTACGTGGCTGGACTCCCAACTACCATGTGCAGACCAGTATCTATCCGAATGCGGTCAACGTTCCGATTGCCTGCGGCGGTGTCACGGTAATCCCCGGCGACATTATCGTCGCCGACGATGACGGGGTGGTGGTGCTTCCAGTCGCAATGGCCGCGAAGGTGATCGAAGAGTCGCAAAAGCATCACGATTGGGAGGAGTTCTCGCGAGTGAAGCTTATGGAGGGCGGGTCGTTGCAGCGCTACTATCCGCTGCATGACGATGCCCGCGGAGAATACGAAGAGTGGCGCAAAACAAACCGCTTGGAGAACCGAAGTTAG
- a CDS encoding mandelate racemase/muconate lactonizing enzyme family protein — MTTKLKITSIKPYPVWVGTRNQMLVKVETDNGIFGWGESGLSGREKAVAGAIEHYREFLIGRDSMQIGRIWQEVYRSQYFEGGRVLQAAISAIDIALHDIKGKALGVPAYELLGGKQRDRIPTFASTGDEAEGDVAIERACELRAQGWKAIRFFPVGQNSKDIFEPRESIGATATMLNKAREALGDDVVLGIDYHHRLSVAEAASFCNKLGRGVIDFLEEPIRDETPEAYESLRTMTDIPFAIGEEFASKWQFLPYIERGIHQFNRLDVCNVGGLTEAMKVAGWSEAHYVDLMPHNPLGPVCTAATIHLAAAVANFAWLETRAPEAKLGFDNSDFFPVQPRLDGPDYPVSDLPGLGVEVNEEAVKAESFRFWEAPHLKRRDGSVTNW; from the coding sequence ATGACTACGAAGCTTAAAATCACCTCTATCAAGCCCTATCCAGTATGGGTAGGAACGCGCAACCAGATGCTCGTCAAGGTCGAGACAGACAACGGCATCTTCGGATGGGGCGAGAGCGGCTTGAGCGGTCGCGAGAAGGCCGTGGCCGGCGCGATCGAGCACTATCGCGAGTTTCTCATCGGCCGCGATTCGATGCAGATTGGTCGGATCTGGCAAGAAGTTTATCGCAGCCAATACTTCGAGGGCGGGCGCGTTCTGCAGGCGGCGATTTCCGCCATCGACATTGCGCTTCACGACATCAAGGGCAAGGCGCTGGGCGTGCCGGCCTACGAACTGCTGGGCGGTAAGCAGCGCGACCGCATTCCTACCTTCGCCTCGACCGGTGACGAGGCCGAGGGCGATGTTGCCATCGAACGAGCCTGCGAACTACGCGCACAAGGATGGAAGGCGATCCGCTTCTTCCCCGTCGGGCAAAACAGCAAGGACATCTTTGAGCCGCGGGAGTCGATCGGCGCTACCGCAACTATGCTAAACAAGGCGCGCGAGGCGCTGGGCGACGACGTCGTCCTCGGCATAGACTATCATCATCGGCTGTCGGTGGCAGAGGCAGCGAGCTTCTGTAACAAGCTCGGCCGTGGCGTGATTGATTTCCTCGAGGAGCCGATACGGGACGAGACACCCGAGGCCTACGAATCCCTGCGCACGATGACCGACATCCCGTTCGCCATCGGCGAGGAATTTGCCAGCAAGTGGCAATTCCTGCCCTACATCGAGCGTGGCATCCATCAGTTCAACCGGCTCGATGTTTGCAATGTTGGCGGGCTCACCGAAGCGATGAAGGTCGCTGGTTGGAGCGAGGCGCACTATGTGGACCTCATGCCGCACAATCCCCTCGGCCCAGTCTGCACGGCCGCGACCATCCATCTCGCCGCCGCGGTTGCGAATTTCGCCTGGCTCGAGACCAGGGCTCCCGAAGCAAAGCTGGGCTTCGATAATTCCGACTTCTTCCCCGTGCAACCACGGCTCGACGGACCCGACTATCCGGTCAGCGATCTGCCGGGGCTCGGCGTCGAGGTCAACGAAGAGGCGGTCAAGGCGGAGAGCTTTCGTTTCTGGGAAGCGCCTCACCTAAAGCGCCGCGACGGTTCTGTCACGAACTGGTAG
- a CDS encoding ABC transporter ATP-binding protein produces MAHVVLKDLVKTYGSFKAVNDVSLTVNDGEFVALVGPSGCGKTTTLNLVAGLIPITSGDIVIGDRVVNDLDPKDRDIAMVFQNYALYPQKSVYKNLAFPLQMRKLPRDEIDKKVKEAARVLDMTQLLERKPRELSGGQQQRVALGRALVRDPAVFLMDEPLSNLDAKLRVQMRSEIKRFHQDLKATIIYVTHDQLEAVTMADRMAVMNGGYLQQYDSPAQVFAHPVNMFVASFVGSPAMSLIPLEASTASGNTVLTSAEGWRLELSPENAQKVSRATTKKVVLGARHSTIKLHKSAVPGSIPAKAYTVEPTGDVTFVQAFLSGAIVNVSVPPTIAVAPDEQIWLEFDQERMHLFDGETEMALKAH; encoded by the coding sequence GTGGCCCACGTGGTCCTCAAAGATCTTGTCAAGACCTATGGCAGCTTCAAAGCTGTCAACGATGTTTCGCTGACGGTCAACGACGGCGAATTTGTTGCGCTCGTCGGTCCTTCAGGCTGCGGCAAGACAACCACGCTCAATCTTGTGGCGGGGCTCATCCCCATCACATCTGGCGACATCGTCATCGGCGACCGGGTGGTCAACGACCTCGACCCCAAGGACCGCGACATCGCAATGGTGTTCCAGAACTACGCGCTCTATCCGCAGAAATCTGTCTATAAAAATCTGGCTTTCCCGCTGCAGATGCGCAAACTGCCAAGGGACGAGATCGACAAGAAGGTCAAGGAAGCAGCGCGCGTGCTCGACATGACGCAGTTGCTCGAGCGCAAGCCGCGCGAACTTTCGGGCGGTCAACAGCAGCGCGTGGCGCTCGGCCGTGCCCTCGTTCGCGATCCGGCGGTATTCCTGATGGATGAACCACTCTCCAACCTCGATGCAAAGCTGCGCGTGCAGATGCGGTCGGAGATCAAGCGTTTCCACCAGGACCTCAAGGCGACGATCATCTACGTGACGCACGACCAGCTCGAAGCGGTAACCATGGCCGACAGGATGGCGGTGATGAACGGTGGCTACCTGCAGCAATACGATTCACCGGCGCAGGTCTTTGCCCATCCGGTGAACATGTTCGTCGCCAGCTTCGTCGGCAGCCCGGCGATGAGCCTTATTCCGCTAGAGGCGTCAACGGCAAGCGGCAACACTGTGTTGACCAGCGCGGAGGGCTGGCGCCTCGAGCTCTCGCCAGAAAACGCTCAGAAGGTCTCAAGGGCAACAACCAAGAAAGTCGTGCTCGGCGCACGTCACTCGACGATCAAGCTGCACAAGAGTGCGGTGCCAGGCAGCATTCCTGCTAAGGCCTACACGGTGGAGCCGACCGGAGACGTCACCTTCGTGCAGGCGTTTCTGTCTGGCGCCATCGTCAATGTCAGCGTGCCGCCGACCATTGCCGTCGCGCCCGACGAACAGATTTGGCTCGAGTTTGATCAGGAGCGGATGCATCTGTTCGACGGCGAAACAGAAATGGCCCTCAAGGCCCATTGA
- a CDS encoding carbohydrate ABC transporter permease encodes MSTIVETAQGQARRRMRIDGWRWGGRIFLVFMLLYTALPMIWMLITSIKSGFAAMQFPPQWWPDQPTLASYQKLLDPQNSVGQDFLRFFWNSLFVSTATTILSVIVAVPAAYAFSRFTFPGRNFLFFAVLLRNMFPAVIFLVPLFILMRAIGLVNTHSSLILTYLTFGLPLAIWLLKGFYDNIPVQLEQAARIDGATRLQAFLLIVMPLSAPGIIATAIYSFIGAWNEYIYAYTFLSKNDQLTLPVGIQRFFSENTTDFPGLMAASFMMSVPVVVLFLVLQRYFVRALTEGAVEH; translated from the coding sequence ATGAGCACGATTGTCGAGACTGCTCAAGGCCAGGCGCGTCGCCGTATGCGCATCGATGGATGGCGGTGGGGCGGACGCATCTTCCTTGTGTTCATGCTGCTTTACACCGCATTACCGATGATTTGGATGCTGATCACCTCGATCAAGTCCGGCTTCGCGGCCATGCAATTCCCGCCGCAATGGTGGCCGGACCAACCCACTCTTGCCAGCTACCAGAAGCTGCTCGATCCGCAAAACAGCGTCGGTCAGGACTTCCTTCGTTTCTTCTGGAACAGCCTTTTCGTCTCCACTGCTACTACCATTCTTTCGGTGATCGTGGCGGTTCCTGCGGCCTACGCGTTTTCACGCTTCACCTTCCCAGGCCGGAACTTTCTGTTCTTCGCCGTCTTGCTTCGCAACATGTTCCCGGCGGTGATCTTTCTCGTGCCGCTCTTCATCCTGATGCGCGCGATTGGGCTGGTGAACACCCATAGCTCGCTCATCCTCACTTACCTCACATTCGGCCTGCCGCTGGCAATCTGGCTCCTCAAGGGCTTCTACGACAACATCCCGGTGCAACTCGAGCAGGCCGCGCGCATCGATGGGGCAACGCGGTTACAGGCCTTTCTCCTGATCGTGATGCCGCTCTCGGCGCCAGGAATCATTGCCACAGCCATCTATTCGTTCATCGGCGCGTGGAACGAGTACATCTACGCCTACACCTTCCTCTCCAAGAACGACCAGTTGACACTGCCGGTCGGCATTCAGCGCTTCTTCTCAGAAAATACGACGGATTTTCCCGGCCTGATGGCGGCCAGCTTTATGATGAGCGTGCCCGTCGTGGTCCTGTTCCTCGTCCTGCAACGATACTTCGTACGCGCCCTCACAGAGGGCGCAGTCGAGCACTAG
- a CDS encoding carbohydrate ABC transporter permease, giving the protein MTILTGKAEVPRRLRPHRSGVLRKVWEHRADYAYVLPAIAVMLIVIAYPIYYTIELSFFNTPPGLQLRDKIFVGLDNYTAILKSPVFWTVTSNTLIWTAGSTFIAFVLGFACALALHRDFAGRAILRAILIIPWVISAVAASYIWKWIYHSDFGIIGSVLVGLGLSDRPPNFIDSVSTVLPSLIVVNIWREFPFAMIMMMAGLQTVPDQLLRAAKVDGANAWQRFWHVTFPHLRNVSTVTVLLLAVANFNSFIIPWIMTGGGPSNASHIWITHIYELAFGRQRWGVASAYSVLLFLILMSLGYFYVRALSGNDQKDGSQ; this is encoded by the coding sequence GTGACGATCTTGACTGGGAAGGCCGAGGTTCCCCGACGACTGCGACCTCATAGGTCCGGAGTGCTGCGAAAGGTCTGGGAGCATCGCGCTGACTACGCGTACGTGCTTCCTGCGATCGCCGTGATGCTCATCGTCATAGCCTACCCCATCTATTACACGATCGAGCTGTCGTTCTTCAATACACCGCCTGGTCTGCAGCTTCGGGACAAGATTTTCGTCGGTCTCGACAACTACACCGCCATCCTCAAAAGTCCGGTGTTCTGGACGGTTACCTCGAACACTCTTATCTGGACAGCGGGATCGACTTTCATCGCATTTGTCCTGGGGTTCGCTTGCGCCCTCGCACTTCATCGTGACTTCGCCGGCCGCGCCATCCTGCGCGCCATCCTGATCATTCCCTGGGTCATCAGCGCGGTTGCCGCGTCCTATATCTGGAAATGGATCTACCATTCGGACTTTGGGATCATTGGCTCAGTGCTGGTTGGCCTGGGATTGAGCGACCGGCCGCCGAATTTCATCGACAGCGTCAGTACGGTGTTGCCCTCGCTGATCGTCGTGAATATCTGGCGAGAATTTCCGTTCGCCATGATCATGATGATGGCTGGCCTGCAGACGGTTCCCGACCAATTGCTGCGCGCCGCAAAAGTCGACGGAGCCAATGCATGGCAGCGGTTCTGGCACGTCACCTTTCCGCACTTGAGAAACGTCTCGACGGTCACGGTCCTTCTGCTGGCAGTGGCCAACTTCAATTCTTTCATCATCCCCTGGATCATGACCGGCGGCGGGCCGTCGAATGCATCGCATATCTGGATCACTCACATTTACGAACTCGCCTTCGGCCGCCAGCGCTGGGGGGTGGCATCGGCCTATTCGGTGCTGCTGTTCCTGATCCTGATGTCGCTCGGCTACTTCTACGTTCGTGCGCTGAGCGGCAACGACCAGAAAGACGGGAGCCAATGA